In Agromyces sp. SYSU T00194, a genomic segment contains:
- a CDS encoding TlpA family protein disulfide reductase, which yields MPRTNAALAVGNALPATELTTADGGSTTIAELLDGRPAVVHFMRTSTCPACLSVGKRLASLHRNGDLGDARVIFLTPGTGADAAQAASRLDETVRVAAVGPHHGVFGLRRSGQFQESATAVVDADGTVIQVTTAAMPAKSFDRAATLDAIAQLATR from the coding sequence ATGCCCCGCACCAACGCTGCGCTCGCCGTTGGCAACGCGCTTCCCGCGACAGAACTGACCACTGCGGACGGGGGTTCGACAACGATCGCCGAGCTGCTGGACGGCCGACCGGCGGTCGTCCACTTCATGCGCACGTCGACCTGCCCCGCGTGCCTGTCGGTCGGCAAGCGGCTCGCGAGCCTGCACCGCAACGGCGACCTCGGCGACGCACGGGTGATCTTCCTCACGCCGGGAACCGGTGCGGATGCCGCGCAGGCGGCCTCTCGCCTCGACGAGACCGTGCGGGTGGCCGCAGTGGGACCGCACCACGGCGTGTTCGGCCTCCGACGCTCGGGCCAGTTCCAGGAGAGCGCGACCGCGGTCGTCGACGCGGACGGCACCGTGATCCAGGTCACGACCGCCGCGATGCCTGCGAAGAGCTTCGACCGCGCCGCAACCCTGGACGCGATCGCGCAACTCGCGACCCGCTAG
- a CDS encoding alpha/beta fold hydrolase: MSYITTCDGTEIYYTEQGSGQPVLFSHGWPLSSDAWQRELKLFADAGYRAIAHDRRGHGRSAKTYTGNDMDTYACDLRDLVEALDLSDLVLVGHSTGGGEVVHYAAKHGGSRVAKVVTVGAVPPVMVKSDSNPEGTPIDVFDGIRAGVLDDRSQFYKDLSESFFGANREGAQVSQGAKDDFWRQGMLVNLAAAYDCVKAFSETDFTEDLRALTVPVLIAQGDDDQIVPIKAAALKAIELVEDGTLKLYPGAPHGVHGAYQAALDADILDFIAEG; this comes from the coding sequence ATGAGCTACATCACCACCTGCGACGGCACCGAGATCTACTACACGGAGCAGGGCTCCGGTCAGCCGGTCCTGTTCAGCCACGGCTGGCCGCTGAGCTCCGATGCGTGGCAGCGCGAGCTCAAGCTCTTCGCCGACGCCGGCTACCGGGCCATCGCTCACGACCGCCGTGGACATGGGCGTTCCGCGAAGACGTACACGGGCAACGACATGGATACGTACGCCTGCGACCTGCGGGACCTGGTCGAGGCGCTCGATCTCAGCGACCTCGTCCTGGTCGGACACTCCACAGGTGGTGGCGAGGTCGTCCACTATGCGGCGAAGCACGGAGGCTCCAGGGTTGCGAAGGTGGTCACGGTCGGCGCAGTCCCGCCGGTGATGGTCAAGTCGGACTCCAACCCCGAAGGAACGCCGATCGACGTCTTCGACGGCATCCGCGCGGGAGTCCTCGACGATCGCTCCCAGTTCTACAAGGACCTCTCCGAGTCGTTCTTCGGTGCCAACCGTGAGGGTGCGCAGGTCTCGCAGGGCGCGAAGGATGACTTCTGGCGCCAGGGGATGCTCGTGAACCTCGCCGCCGCGTACGACTGCGTCAAGGCGTTCTCGGAGACCGACTTCACCGAGGACCTCCGTGCGCTGACCGTTCCGGTCCTGATCGCTCAGGGGGACGACGACCAGATCGTCCCGATCAAGGCAGCTGCGCTCAAGGCGATCGAGCTGGTCGAGGACGGCACGCTGAAGCTCTACCCGGGTGCACCCCACGGTGTCCACGGGGCCTACCAGGCGGCGCTGGACGCCGACATCCTCGACTTCATCGCCGAGGGATGA